From a region of the Helianthus annuus cultivar XRQ/B chromosome 5, HanXRQr2.0-SUNRISE, whole genome shotgun sequence genome:
- the LOC110943811 gene encoding uncharacterized protein LOC110943811 — protein sequence MAPYEMLYGRKCQTPVCWGEVGPRELAHQDIVRATNEKIDVVRAHLKAAQDRQNSYADKRRRPIEFQVGDKVMLKVSPWKGVIRFRKRGKLSPRFIGPFTIVERVGKVAYRLELPEELSRIHSTFHVSHLRKCLADETTYIHYDDIQVDDRLNYVVKPIAILDRKVKTLRNKEINQVKVKWEHRKGSNTTWESE from the coding sequence ATGGCACCGTACGAAATGCTCTATGGTAGGAAATGCCAgaccccggtatgttggggtgaagtgggtccaCGTGAACTTGCCCACCAAGATATAGTACGAGCCACTAATGAAAAGATTGATGTGGTTCGGgctcacttgaaagcggctcaagatagACAAAATTCGTATGCTGACAAAAGGAGGAGACCAATCGAGTTCCAGGTTGGCGATAAAGTCATGCTCAAGGTATCCCCATGGAAGGGGGTTATCCGGTTTAGGAAGAGAGGGAAATTGAGCCCAAGATTTATCGGGCCGTTTACGATTGTTGAACGGGTAGGAAAGGTAGCTTACCGCCTTGAACTACCGGAAGAATTAAGCCGAATTCATAGCACATTTCATGTGTCACACCTTCGGAAATGTTTAGCGGATGAGACAACTTATATCCACTACGACGACATCCAGGTGGATGACAGACTAAACTACGTGGTAAAGCCCATTGCGATTTTGGATCGTAAGGTAAAAACCTTAAGAAACAAGGAGATCAACCAAGTGAAGGTCAAGTGGGAACATAGAAAGGGTTCGAATACCACGTGGGAGTCCGAGTAG
- the LOC110939298 gene encoding uncharacterized protein LOC110939298, with protein sequence MIKMTGVTSDVKSAIERRKQLWSLRRLKTVLRNPSLNRFWFAHILNVLKRFVSATPIFRIPIRVQDSAAIASLTLFDHEARKMLGMTAIQLLEKSKQEHASS encoded by the exons ATGATAAAGATGACTGGTGTTACCTCGGATGTGAAGAGTGCAATCGAAAGGCGGAAACAACTTTGGTCATTGAGGAGGCTGAAGACGGTGCTGAGGAACCCAAGTTTAAACAGGTTTTGGTTTGCTCATATCCTCAATGTCCTAAAGAGGTTTGTCAGTGCGACACCAAT TTTTAGGATTCCGATCAGAGTACAAGATTCTGCAGCTATTGCCTCTTTGACTTTGTTTGACCATGAAGCCAGAAAAATGTTGGGAATGACTGCAATTCAGTTGCTtgagaagtcaaaacaggaacaT GCATCTTCGTAA